Below is a window of Chloroflexota bacterium DNA.
CGATGCCCGCCAGGGACGAGGCCGCGTTCCCCGTGGACGCCGCCGTCATGATGGGCCGGCCCAGTTCGCGCGCGCGGGCCACACCGACGGCGCTGGCGCGGTCTTTGAACGACGCGGTCGGATTGCGCCCGTCGTCCTTGATCCACAGGTTGCGCAGGCCCAGTTGCTCGCGCAGGCGCACGGCCGGATACAGCGGCGTCCAGCCGACGGGCAGCGGCGGGATGGCCGCGGGGTCGGCCACGGGCAGCAGCGGCAGGTATCGCCAGATGGACGGCGTGGGGTCCTGGGCCAGCGACTCGCGGGAGAACCGCTTGCGGATGTAGGCATAATCGTACACCACGTCCAGGATGCCTTCGTTGCCGTGGCGCGGGCAGACGTAGGGGTGCTCGTCCATGCGGTATTCCGCGCCGCACAGGACGCATTTCAACCCGAGAACGTTGTGGTGTGGCAGGTTCACGCTATCCTCCCCGATAAGTGCATGGCGAAAATAGGGCGCGCATGTTCCAGTACGCCCTTCGTACAAACACGCGAAGCGCGGGCTCGTCCAGTTGGGCTTGGGAGAACAGTCCTCGGGAGCCCCGGTGAACTCCCGAGTCTGCCTCAGCCGCCGTAGGCTTTACCTGCTGTTTCGGTGTTTCTCAAAGCAATCGCGGCAATAAACGGGGCGGTCGCCGCGGGGTTCAAAGGGAACTTCGGTCTGTGCGCCGCAGTCCGCGCAAACGACGGGGTACATGCGGCGTGGTCTGGGATTGTCCGAGCCGGCCTGCCGGGGGTTGCCGCGCCGGGCCGCGCGACACTCGGGGCAGCGGGTCGGATCATGGGTGAAGCCTTTCTCTCGGAAGAACTCCTGTTCCCCGGCTGAGAACACGAATTCCTTGCCGCAGTCGCGGCAGATCAGTGTTTTGTCGGCGAAAGCCATCCAGGTCCTCCTGAAGAATAGTGGTTCGTGGTGTTGGTGGGTAGCCCGCTGGAACTCTTGCGCATGCCAGCACCGGGGACTGGGAGTGCCTCAGAGAGCAGTGCCAGACCACAACAGCCACAGAAAACCGAAACCGGACAGCATACCAGAACCGTGGCTGCTGTCCGGTCATCCCTTGCTGATCGCCTTTGCCCATCGCGGAAGCCGCGCGGGCGAGAAACGGGTTACCATACGGAAAGTCTAAACCCTAGCCATCCTCGGCAATGGAGCACAACGCTCGCTACCATGCATCTGCACATACTATAGCACGCTTTTCCAAATATGTCAAGCCCTTTTTTGGTCGGGGTCGTGTATACGTTCGGTGGAAATTGGCCGGACCGATCAGCGGCAGCATGAAATGCGCAGAGTGTAAGGCGGGTGTCCGTACCTGCCCCCTGCATCCGGCGGCTATGGAAAGCCGCCCTACGAAAGCGGATTCACCGCGGAGCAAGCGAAGACCGCAGAGATTTACCCTGAACTCTCCGCGTTCTCGGCGCTCTCGGCGGTGAGAACACTGGTGCGACGCAGCAACCCCTGTGGGATAATGTGGGATACCTGTGGGATAACGAGGGTTATTTCAGGATGTAGTACGTGGCGCGCTTCTCGCCGATTTTCAGGAGCAGGCCCTTGTCCACCAGGTCGGCCAGGTCGCGGCGAATCGTCTCCGGACTCACGTCCGGCGCCAGTTCCTGAAACTCGCGGTTGGTGATGCGGCCGTTCTGGGCGATGTACTCCAGGGCCTGATGCTGGCGCGGGTTGAGGTGGAGCAGCGGCCAGCGGCGCGCGTCGGGCCGGGTGGCCACGAAGCGGCCCGCCGGCCCGCGCAGCGTTACCTTGAACCCGTTGGCGGTCTCCTCAAACTCGGGCGCAGGCAAGCCCCGCTCCAGCATCAGGCGAATCATGCGGTCAATGCCGTATCCCAGGCGCTCAATGAACCCCAGGTCCGACAGGACCTGCACGATGACCTCGTTGCGCGAGAACCGCTCGCTCACGATGTTCTGAAGCGTAACGTGGCCTGGGAGTCGCCCCGGGCTGTAGAACTCAATGCGGTTGCTGAACATGGCGATGCGGATGCTGTCGCCGCGGATGGTGTAGTCGCGGTGGGCGACGGCGTTGACGATGGCCTCGCGCACGGCCTTGAGCGGGTACTCGGTCTCCTCGTCGCGGGCCAGGCCGTTGATGCGCACGCCCCGCCGCATGTGGCTGACCAGGAACGCCTCGGCGCGGCGGATTTGCTCGGGCAGCGTGTCGCGGATGTCTTCGCGTACAAACTCGTCGTCCATGGCGTCGCCCAGGTAGCGGACGGCTATAATCTCGCTGTTGCGGCAGAAGCGTTCGGGGTGCTTGCCGAACAGGAGGATGCCCGCATACGTGGGCACCAGCGCGCCGTCGCGCTCGGCCAGGCACCCCCGCAGGAGCAGGGT
It encodes the following:
- a CDS encoding zinc-ribbon domain containing protein; protein product: MAFADKTLICRDCGKEFVFSAGEQEFFREKGFTHDPTRCPECRAARRGNPRQAGSDNPRPRRMYPVVCADCGAQTEVPFEPRGDRPVYCRDCFEKHRNSR
- a CDS encoding DeoR family transcriptional regulator, which codes for MTTWNPEDAAPEPTEELERLIAQGRGEFVEILPAGAPPRKLAECLAAFANAKGGAVVVQIPAAPDGEAQVEAARDAIREAALLCDPPLILPVPRAATTADGPALVVHVPGGLPRAYAVQGKFYARAGARNQVLGPREVRRLMLERGEVGFESQVPPAARLEDLDQAKVARYLAALQGLVADTPEQTLLLRGCLAERDGALVPTYAGILLFGKHPERFCRNSEIIAVRYLGDAMDDEFVREDIRDTLPEQIRRAEAFLVSHMRRGVRINGLARDEETEYPLKAVREAIVNAVAHRDYTIRGDSIRIAMFSNRIEFYSPGRLPGHVTLQNIVSERFSRNEVIVQVLSDLGFIERLGYGIDRMIRLMLERGLPAPEFEETANGFKVTLRGPAGRFVATRPDARRWPLLHLNPRQHQALEYIAQNGRITNREFQELAPDVSPETIRRDLADLVDKGLLLKIGEKRATYYILK